A region of Lycium barbarum isolate Lr01 chromosome 3, ASM1917538v2, whole genome shotgun sequence DNA encodes the following proteins:
- the LOC132629759 gene encoding uncharacterized protein LOC132629759, giving the protein MEIEDGGSLYKPRHKISHTFSDFMIRITKFDELTEVGSRLLVGFQQGLEYLRRQPIEKNSELVERIIRGNETERLSSYIEAGCLNAHDSIQNVSKSKCVVDELACLLKDAEAVV; this is encoded by the exons ATGGAAATAGAAGATGGTGGTTCCTTGTATAAACCTAGACACAAGATTTCTCACACTTTCTCAGACTTCATGATTAG GATTACAAAGTTTGATGAATTAACGGAAGTGGGAAGTAGATTACTAGTTGGTTTTCAACAAGGACTTG AGTATCTGCGGCGTCAACCGATTGAAAAGAATTCTGAATTGGTCGAGCGCATTATTAGAGGCAATGAAACTGAGAGGCTTTCCTCCTACATAGAAGCTGGATGTCTGAATGCTCATGATTCTATACAAAATGTGTCCAAGT CGAAGTGTGTAGTTGATGAACTTGCATGTCTATTAAAGGATGCGGAAGCTGTAGTGTAA